One window of the Thermodesulfobacteriota bacterium genome contains the following:
- a CDS encoding DUF2723 domain-containing protein, producing MPFLIFILTFLFYLNTASPGILLPDSPEFVAASFGLGVAHPPGYSFYLLMGRLFSLIPVGNLAWRMNLMSALFASFTVVIIYLSSKRVLEAVFPEKGLGKQNTKWGHIRETIYKSSASIVALLFAFSSSFWSYAINTEAYSTNCFLLAATLFSLILYVSSKEKPTTNMTLSFPTQKRQRFLYLTSLLIGLLLAFHTVNLIYVGLFIGFVVVKTIYMNGKKEIKIENSFLALFFFLLGISVLFYLPIRSMSLPFINIGDSANWWDFFKTVTGKIYTGELSLFSIPLREKAYNLLYSLKSIGHQFTLPLAGIGLVGIYLLLKKKIMTFLMLLSVALANILFFANYDLGASRNESFPSQLFLPFYIVFSVFLSVGLAGIAKWAISRVNFSTVTKFSSLSLIIILVIRFPFYENYKVSDSSLDRYFYEFGKRRVETFEPNSVFLCTNSKNSLFFLWYFNVIENRRLDIDSMLINPFVKTSLEKTLKEPKFGNVSKELKGRIFNNTIEVRSMIMDSLLKNYLPRFPFYINNPEGYIGEEYVRIPEGNVYRIQREAPETIAKNPAIEKTVNAVYNDKIMLIGYNMDRSSAHIGETIKLSLFWRSLQKMDKDYKFIVLITGEDNRIIGKKFSDPFTHKPAYGIYPTSRWRNGEIIKDNIDILIHLGFSPGIFYINLAVGSEKKGEELLPITSEDTVTEGRFVRTAKVEVLPDY from the coding sequence ATGCCATTCCTTATCTTTATCCTCACATTTCTCTTTTATCTTAATACGGCATCACCCGGGATTCTTCTTCCTGACAGCCCGGAGTTCGTTGCAGCATCTTTCGGCTTAGGGGTTGCCCATCCACCAGGATATTCCTTTTATCTGCTCATGGGAAGATTGTTTTCTCTTATTCCTGTCGGAAACTTAGCATGGCGAATGAATCTAATGTCGGCGCTTTTTGCTTCCTTTACTGTTGTCATTATCTATTTATCAAGTAAAAGAGTCCTCGAAGCTGTTTTCCCTGAAAAAGGATTGGGAAAACAAAATACGAAATGGGGACATATAAGAGAAACGATTTACAAGTCCTCCGCTTCGATAGTTGCCCTCCTCTTTGCTTTTTCTTCTTCATTTTGGTCCTATGCCATAAACACAGAGGCGTATTCGACAAATTGCTTCTTATTGGCTGCTACCCTTTTTTCCTTGATTCTATATGTTTCCTCTAAAGAAAAACCGACAACAAATATGACTCTCTCCTTTCCAACGCAGAAAAGACAGAGATTTTTATATCTGACATCTCTTCTAATAGGGCTTCTTTTAGCTTTTCATACTGTAAATCTAATATATGTGGGATTATTTATTGGTTTTGTTGTTGTTAAGACAATATACATGAATGGTAAAAAAGAAATAAAGATAGAGAATTCGTTTTTAGCCTTATTCTTTTTCCTCTTAGGCATTTCTGTACTCTTTTACCTTCCAATAAGGTCTATGTCTCTCCCTTTTATTAATATCGGTGATTCAGCCAATTGGTGGGATTTTTTCAAAACAGTTACGGGCAAAATTTATACGGGAGAGCTGTCTTTATTTTCCATACCTCTCAGGGAAAAAGCGTATAACCTTTTATACTCTCTTAAATCTATAGGGCATCAATTTACCCTTCCTCTGGCAGGTATAGGCTTGGTAGGTATCTATTTGCTTCTCAAGAAAAAGATTATGACCTTTCTGATGCTCTTATCAGTGGCATTGGCTAATATTCTCTTCTTTGCAAATTATGATTTAGGGGCATCGAGAAATGAATCTTTCCCTTCCCAGCTTTTTTTGCCCTTTTATATTGTATTCTCAGTGTTTTTAAGTGTAGGGCTGGCAGGTATTGCAAAATGGGCAATCTCCAGGGTAAATTTCTCCACTGTTACTAAATTCTCATCTTTATCCCTGATTATTATTCTGGTCATCAGGTTCCCGTTTTACGAAAACTATAAAGTGAGCGATTCCAGTTTAGACCGTTATTTTTATGAATTCGGCAAGAGAAGGGTAGAGACATTCGAACCTAATTCTGTTTTTCTCTGCACAAACAGCAAAAACTCTCTATTCTTCTTGTGGTACTTCAACGTCATTGAAAACAGGAGACTTGATATTGATTCAATGCTGATTAACCCTTTTGTAAAAACCTCCCTTGAGAAAACTCTGAAAGAGCCTAAATTTGGAAATGTCTCAAAAGAGTTAAAAGGAAGAATCTTTAATAACACTATAGAGGTCCGTTCCATGATAATGGATTCGCTGTTAAAGAACTATCTCCCCAGATTTCCTTTTTATATCAATAACCCGGAGGGATATATTGGCGAGGAATATGTAAGAATACCGGAAGGGAACGTGTACAGGATTCAGAGAGAAGCCCCGGAGACAATCGCAAAGAATCCTGCAATAGAAAAGACAGTTAATGCCGTATACAATGATAAGATCATGTTAATAGGCTATAATATGGATAGGTCATCCGCTCATATTGGAGAAACCATCAAACTCTCGCTCTTCTGGAGATCTCTTCAAAAGATGGATAAAGACTACAAATTTATTGTCCTTATAACAGGTGAAGACAACAGGATAATAGGGAAAAAGTTCTCTGATCCATTTACCCATAAACCTGCTTATGGTATATATCCAACGAGCAGATGGAGAAATGGTGAAATCATAAAAGACAACATTGATATCCTGATTCATCTCGGTTTTTCTCCTGGCATCTTTTATATAAATTTAGCGGTTGGGAGTGAAAAAAAAGGTGAGGAATTGTTGCCGATAACATCAGAGGATACTGTAACTGAAGGAAGGTTTGTTCGGACAGCAAAGGTTGAGGTATTACCAGATTATTAG